The Dioscorea cayenensis subsp. rotundata cultivar TDr96_F1 chromosome 18, TDr96_F1_v2_PseudoChromosome.rev07_lg8_w22 25.fasta, whole genome shotgun sequence genome includes the window GCTTTAGTCAGGACAAGCCACCATGGAGAACAAGTGGCTAGCACAATACGTCTAGGCGCAAAATTTGGGGAGAAAACCACAAGAAAACGTGGACACTCTCCTTCACCACCGAGGAGCCGACCACCGAGGAGCCGACCACGTCGGGGCCGATGTGGTTGTGTTTCTGTTAATCCACCGAGGAGGGTAGTTGATGAGGACATCGAGTTACGTTTACTAATAGGTTTTGAAAAGTTGGCCGAGACTATTGGTGGGCTTCAAACCAGAGTTGAGGTAATTGAGGGTCGTGGCCCTTCTAATGTTGCGCCGGCAGATGCATCGATGGAAGATGTTGACGACACCAAGGATTTGCCGCCGAAACAAGCAGGCACCACTAGATGTCAAGTGAAGAAGGTTGCCACTAGGCGAAGACAACCATTACCTCTTTCCACATCTATTGATTTTGAGGATGCTTCTTCCAAGCCAGTTATAAGGCGATCTACAAGGTCTGCGATTTCGTAAGCCAATCGCCGGCCAGAAGAACGGTCTCCAAAAATTGCCCCAAAGGGCCAAGTCAAGACAAAATCAACTCCATCCTCACCGACTTCGTCTTCCGGTCCCACAGCACCATCCCCACGGCCTTTCTTCTCTGCACCCGCCTAACAAGCCCCACCCGATTCCCTATCGGCACCCGCCGCACCATCCCCACCCGCTTCCGCCACCGGACCCATCTCATTATACCCACCCGCTTCCCCCTCTACACCCGATCCGTCATCCCCACTCCATCCCTCCTCCGCACACGCGCCGCCATCCCCACCTGCTTGCCCCTCCGCAACGGATCCGTTATTCCCACTCCCTTCCCCCTTCAAACCCGTGCCACCATCCCCACCTACTTCACCCTCCGCACCCGATCCATCATTCCCACTCCCTCCTCCCTCTGGACCCGTGCCACCTTCCCCTGTCCATTCCCACTATGGACCCGAGCCATCTTCCCCACTTTCTTCCCCCTTCATACCCACGAAGCCATCCCCATCCGCGTTATCACCAGTAGACAAAGCCGAAAATGTCGATATCGAGTCTATAATAACTACACTGATAGCATTGAGAAATGATCTGCCCCCTTCTTCAGGTGAGAAGTTAGGAAACGTGGAGGACATCCACACTGACTCACCAACTGGCAAGGAATTGCCAAACGTGGAGGACATCCACACTGACTCCCCGGTTCATAAAATGTCTCCGTCAATAGACGCGAAACCATCAACTGACACTATTGAAGAACCGTCAGTTGTCATCCCAAAACTAATACCAGAGACAACATCAATTGACGAACAGGCAATGGTGCTGACCGAGCAAGATAGTTAGACTTTTAGGGTACCACAGAACAAACATCTCGCAGGATTAATGAGATTAAATAAAGTCGAACAACTGACAATCAACCACTTTCTAAACTGTCCGATGGACATGTAAACATcctgttttaatttttactgcTTCCGCTTATGTTTTAATggttatgattaattttaatgtttatcgCTTACATTttagtgtttttgtttaaatttacaTGTTTTCGCATAGGTTTTATTGTTTACACTTAAGTGTTAATGTTTTCCtcttaaatgtaaatttttttggattaaGGTACAAAATTTCCGCTTAAGTTACCTTATTTACGCTTAAATTTTGAGGTTTCCacttaacttataatttttccGCTAATGTTTTAAAGTGTCCACTTAAGTTTAAATGTTTCAGCTTAATGATTCTATGTTTATGCTAAAGTTTCAATGTTCTCGCTCAATTTTGCTGCTTTGATCGGGTAGGACTTATGTTTGGACGAATGATGTGTCATACACCACTCAGGCACGTGTCTACACTCTGTTGGAGGGGAAGAAAATGGTTACTGATGATATGATGGATGTATATGTATTGATACTTATGGAATAGATGAATAACGAACCATACCCTTATAAGGTACACGCAGCAATCACCCGACCACTTGCTCTGTTGATGTCCTCGACAGAGCACACAGGAGAAGAGTCGTTGCTCATGATGGCGGATGTTGTACGCCGGTTTGCAGATGTTGACGTCATCTTAATGCCTATTGTACTTCATGGTCACTTCCATCTCCTTGtgctcaataaagaaaaaaagaggaatatattcattatttctCGTCTGTCAGTCTGAAATATGACCAAGATGCCATCCGCGTGGTACACaatgtttttattcatttaaacagTTTCTAATTTCATCACCTTTTGGCTTGACCGATGCATGTTTTGTTGCCAGCGGGAACCATTCAACAGATGTTTAGCAATTGAATTTGGTGATACTGCCACAGAAGCTTACCCTCTCAGACATGAACGGAATTGCCCACGGCAAAAGCCGGGTAATGTCGATTGTCCAGCCTATGTCATGCGCTTCATGGAGCAAATACTCATTGGTGAGAAACTAAAACTTCCCCAGACTGACATTCCACACTTGTGTCTATGTTTTGCGACTAGCATATTGATGGATGGCATCGCCCGTCGTCGTCGAACTCCCGGAGACCCATAGAACTGTTAAGATGTGTCATACTCCTCATTCTCATTAACTTgacttttcttctattttcagTTCTGGACATGAAGTTATTTGTCTATTACTATGCTGCTTCCAACAAGAGTTGTTTGTCATGCacatatatgtgtttttatttaaaaagaacaGCTCCtagttaaaattagttcatactggttaaaagtagatcatactaattaaaattagttgttttcacttaacatcATCCATTACATTACCACTTTTGTTGTGGCAAACGGTTTTTGAACATGCAAGGTACATGTAAATAACATCCTGTAGTCAATCAGCTATCGACGCATTACAGGATCTACGGTTATGACCAGCATCATGGCAACGGCTGTATCCTAATTCGCGAACGATTGATGCTTATGACTCTAGACGCTTCCGTCTTGGCCGACCAACTGGCCTTTTGGTGATTGGAGGGCGCATAAGTAGTTTGCGGTTCACATCATCTGGTTTGTCAACATCCGGTACTGGAAAAATGGCTTCTGCATATGCTTGTCGGTAAGCGTCCACTGTGAAGTAGTCATCGACATATCGATGAATATTTGTGTCTGTCTGCAGTATTACCGCACATGCATGTTTGCATGGAATGCCATATACCTGCCACCTACGACATGAGCATGTCCGAGCGTTCAAACTGGTGCAGTAGTTCTTCTGTTCAACCACTTCGAAATAGTCACCATTGAAACGGCCGACCAATAGGTTACGAGACTCTTCAACAAGTTCCTCAATCTTTCTATGTATGACAGGACATAGACATCTCTCCCATCTTTGAGATTGTTCATGTCGATGACACAACATGCCCATCAGCTTAAACCTTTATACATAAGACAAGTAAAGAAATATTAAGCGGAAACATTAAAACTCAATCGgaaacaatataatttaatcGTAACCAATGTATATTAAGCGGAAACAATTACAATTAAGTGGaatgattaaaacttaatcagaAACACTATAGTTTATTCATAAACGATGGAATTTAAGTGGAAACACTTAAACTTAAgcgaaaaaattaaaaatcaattggaaACACTAGAATTTAATCTTAAACGATGGGAAAATTAAGatgaaacaattaaaattaagtgagaacattaaaacttaattggaaaaactataatttaattgtaaGATGAAAGACGTCTCTCCCATCTTTGAGATTGTGCGTAAACATAGCATCTTAGGCGGAAACATAGTATCTACATATAATAACTACCCAATGGATTAAGTGAGTGAAATCGTGCGTACCTTATCAAGTCTACCATGTTTGTGACAGGGAGGTCGGGTGCCTCTTTTATCCATGAATTAAATGACGCCGCCACGTTTGAGTACATCTCCCCCCATCTCTCACCTTTGAACATGAAGTTGGCCTAGTGCGCCAGATCAGATTTCTACATCGACCAATAATGTGCATCCGCCGATGTGTTTAATAGATCGGCAACAGCGTCATCGAATTCTTTTTCAGTGTATGAAAAGGCAATTCTCGATAATATAGACCAGTACCTTTCTTTCAATGACTTTCCAAGTCTGACATTTGCTTTCATAAAGTTTGCTTCTAAGTGGCGCAAACAATATGCTTGCGGTGAAGAAGGGAATACCCTCGAGAAGCATTTataaggcccttggacctatcAAATATGAATGTAATAAGTTTCACATATTCGTTATCATCGTATATAGTATCTCCAAGCTTTGACAAAACCACGTCCAGTTGCCATCCGTTTCATTATCTACAATTGCAAATTCCACATGAAAGAAACCATCATTCCCATCTTTTCCCGTTGCACCTAACAAAGTGCCCCCGTCTTTACCGAGCAAGTGAGTTCCATCCAAGTACAACAATGGCCTACATCCTGTCTTGAAACCAATGACACATGCTTTGAAGGCAAAAATTGCGCGTTTGAACCAGCCACCGTCATTCTCTACGATAGCAACGCTAGCAGGGTTTGTCACTAACACCTTCTTTGTGTACCAcatcaataaatcatagcttCCCAACTCACTCCCATGGAGAACATCCTTGGCGACCTCTTTCCCTAGCCAAGCTTGTTTATAAGATAAATGGACACCGTGGTCTCCTAACATATCACGTTGAATGTCAATAGCCCTATACAGGAGATGGTCCTTAAGCTTTTGTATAACACGTGCACTCACCCACTTTTCTGATGCCTTGGGATGTGAGGACGTGCCAATACCGCCACCACATGTGTGTGTGGGATACATCGTCTTGATCCTAAATGTCTTGTGGTTACCTTCCACGGATGCGTGGACACGCTATTCACAAACTTCAGCAGCATACTTCACAGTCACTCTCTGCTTGTCATTCTTAATGAATGTAAAGTTAAAATTACGTTTGATAgcaaaattcctaagtgcaTCCTTCAAATGGTCACAGTCAGAAAACTGATCACCGACTTCTACTGAAATAATCTCATGATGTTCTGATGAACGCCGAATGGATAGGACCCCCGCAGGTTGTTGATGGGGTGGAAATGTGCCCCTATTGAGTGATATACTCTCCGAAAATGAATCACTGTAGTGTACAAATTAAGCAAGATTAGATAAATTTAAGTGAAATCATTGCACTTTTATATGAAATCagacaaatttaaatgaaatcggataaatttaagttaaatcaaacaagtttaaatgaaatcaaaattttttacgCGAAATCGGAGATATTTAAGCGAATCCAAAATCTTTTAAGTGGAATCAGATAACTTTAAGTGAAACAGGATAATATTAAGCCGAGGACGAAAAGAGTTTACGCAATATCAGATAATGTTAAGcggaaacataaaatattatgcTTAAACGGGAAACTGTAAGCAGAAATTTAAACTGTTCAAAAAAAGAAGggttttgttaaatttaaatataataataaaaaaataaaataatggttGGAGATGAGGGGGATCAAACCCCGTGCTCTCGCATCTAAAACGAGCGCTCTTCCATTTAGGCAGAGTCGCAAAAAAATTAAGTGATATCGGTTGATGTTATttgaaaaaagaattatttaactAGAAA containing:
- the LOC120282753 gene encoding uncharacterized protein LOC120282753, which translates into the protein MYSNVAASFNSWIKEAPDLPVTNMVDLIRFKLMGMLCHRHEQSQRWERCLCPVIHRKIEELVEESRNLLVGRFNGDYFEVVEQKNYCTSLNARTCSCRRWQVYGIPCKHACAVILQTDTNIHRYVDDYFTVDAYRQAYAEAIFPVPDVDKPDDVNRKLLMRPPITKRPVGRPRRKRLES